The following coding sequences lie in one Saccharopolyspora hordei genomic window:
- a CDS encoding YbaB/EbfC family nucleoid-associated protein — MFSSMHNDMTEALQELRAKQDQLATAFRELDEVTASATSADRTVKATVDGRGRLTDLAFQGRRWRDMAPKELGAKIVEVVADAQRQAAAAVDEVMGGLTPAGVDLQELRENGPDVAAVIDSAIGEVGRWSR, encoded by the coding sequence ATGTTCTCCTCGATGCACAACGACATGACCGAGGCGCTCCAGGAGCTGCGGGCCAAGCAGGACCAGCTCGCCACCGCCTTCCGCGAGCTCGACGAGGTCACCGCGAGCGCCACCTCCGCCGACCGCACGGTCAAGGCCACTGTGGACGGTCGCGGTCGGCTCACCGACCTGGCCTTCCAGGGCCGGCGCTGGCGGGACATGGCGCCGAAGGAGCTCGGCGCGAAGATCGTGGAGGTGGTCGCCGACGCCCAGCGGCAGGCGGCCGCGGCGGTCGACGAGGTGATGGGCGGGCTCACCCCGGCGGGCGTCGACCTGCAGGAGCTCCGCGAGAACGGGCCCGACGTGGCGGCCGTGATCGACTCCGCGATCGGTGAGGTCGGGCGGTGGTCGCGGTGA